Proteins from a genomic interval of Candidatus Atribacteria bacterium ADurb.Bin276:
- the lptD_1 gene encoding LPS-assembly protein LptD: MRRLVLVFFLLICLPFSVNAEEKSIELTGERLTYHGDGEEIIAINGKLIYQDVVLEGQKIHIFLQKKQLEAFGDVVVTENKEQFHASQANFNWDTDSWEFFDASSEFTGRSIVGKVFFRGKNLTREPDLTTVDESFMTSCDLEKPHYHIDAQKIEIIPDKRVILHGISYWDFGFKIFTLPYYVIFLDRKEQLPFIPIIGQSSSYGFYVNLFFNYFVNYDSYGTVYLDWYQKDGWGIGVRHYIEHQDPYEKGQLYLYYRDPSESQSTLKANLQYQKKLDQYTDLTFNTDYNLLLDDQKDTISSQLAILHKKGRSTTRLNLTYNSNASNENSNLASYLNYTYDFGDKLIGTLILDYKRLSQWGNYIDEDLKYQASFQKSSGSMVYALRYDGHADPEGDLFTGDPGRYFFKIPEFEVAGSRTRIGKSDFYYKTSFVGGHYFEEETNVRDERYRFQLQLDGTNQIGENTTLKPSINFIQDFYGNGFARYIWEGNISLTQLVSDQGKVSLNYNRSGYDGATPFKTDYTTRETNYASLSASYKSNYWEIGIEAGYDFMNQDFTDTIFSLKYHENDEHSIALKGSYDFDTGDWLGLAVDTTWRINKDWRLSVDGTWNLTNGNLQGLEVGVTRDLHCREITFFYDKPRDTFWLEYTIKAFPSQKVTLGG, encoded by the coding sequence ATGCGTCGTTTGGTCTTGGTTTTCTTCCTTTTAATTTGTCTTCCGTTTTCGGTTAATGCCGAAGAAAAGTCTATAGAACTGACTGGGGAACGCCTGACTTATCATGGTGATGGAGAAGAAATAATCGCCATCAACGGAAAATTGATCTATCAGGATGTTGTTTTGGAAGGTCAAAAAATCCACATCTTCCTTCAGAAAAAGCAATTAGAGGCTTTTGGAGATGTCGTAGTCACCGAAAATAAAGAACAATTTCATGCCAGTCAAGCTAATTTCAATTGGGATACTGATAGTTGGGAATTCTTCGATGCCTCATCAGAATTTACTGGAAGGTCAATCGTTGGAAAAGTTTTCTTTCGAGGAAAAAATCTCACCCGCGAACCAGATTTAACAACTGTAGACGAATCTTTCATGACCTCTTGTGATTTAGAAAAACCTCATTATCATATCGATGCCCAAAAAATTGAAATTATTCCAGATAAGAGAGTTATTCTTCACGGGATATCTTATTGGGATTTTGGGTTTAAAATTTTTACCCTTCCTTACTATGTGATATTTCTCGACAGAAAGGAACAACTTCCATTTATCCCTATTATTGGGCAATCCTCTTCATATGGTTTTTATGTCAATCTTTTTTTCAATTATTTCGTTAACTATGATTCCTATGGAACAGTATATCTCGACTGGTACCAAAAAGATGGTTGGGGAATCGGAGTTCGTCACTACATTGAGCATCAGGATCCCTATGAAAAAGGCCAGCTTTATCTCTACTATAGAGATCCAAGTGAATCCCAGAGTACACTCAAAGCCAATCTTCAATACCAGAAAAAACTTGACCAATATACCGACCTGACCTTCAACACCGATTATAATCTTCTCCTCGATGACCAAAAAGACACTATTTCCAGTCAGTTGGCCATACTTCACAAAAAAGGAAGGTCAACCACCCGGCTCAACCTCACCTATAACTCAAACGCCAGCAATGAAAATTCCAATTTGGCTTCATATCTCAATTACACCTATGATTTTGGAGATAAATTAATTGGAACCCTCATCTTGGATTATAAAAGGCTTTCTCAATGGGGAAATTATATTGACGAAGACCTTAAATATCAGGCTTCATTTCAAAAATCCTCGGGAAGCATGGTTTATGCCCTCCGTTATGATGGACATGCCGATCCAGAAGGTGATTTATTCACTGGTGATCCTGGCAGGTATTTTTTTAAAATTCCTGAATTTGAAGTTGCCGGAAGTCGAACCCGAATTGGTAAATCTGATTTTTATTATAAAACCAGTTTTGTTGGAGGACACTATTTTGAAGAAGAAACCAATGTCCGTGATGAGCGCTACCGATTTCAGCTACAGTTAGATGGAACCAACCAAATTGGAGAAAATACCACCTTAAAACCTTCGATAAATTTTATTCAGGATTTTTATGGAAATGGCTTCGCTCGTTACATCTGGGAAGGAAATATTTCGTTGACTCAATTGGTTTCTGACCAAGGAAAAGTTTCTCTTAATTATAACCGGAGTGGTTATGACGGAGCGACACCCTTTAAAACCGATTACACCACTAGAGAAACCAATTATGCTAGCCTTAGTGCCAGCTACAAAAGTAATTATTGGGAAATCGGAATTGAAGCTGGTTATGATTTTATGAATCAAGATTTTACCGATACCATATTCAGCCTCAAATATCATGAAAATGACGAGCATTCCATCGCCTTGAAAGGGAGCTATGATTTTGACACTGGAGATTGGTTGGGCTTGGCAGTTGACACAACTTGGAGAATCAATAAAGATTGGAGGTT
- the lptD_2 gene encoding LPS-assembly protein LptD, which yields MKKHTVLVIFVAFFLLLVGQSLDAQEPTITPEENTPEKKEVLLESADKITYDSKGETFVAIGQVIAIQGKNRIQCQELNFNLKDNTGVFEGNVTVTRDQTEIIATSMEGDFDEELYQFSGDVILKKEREEETGTSTIIWKAPTLTYNGETEEARSENGSDIVWKETTIKTDRAVYFPKDDEKNQLERIEMEGEILITEKERELQVGKAVYYLDSETLEAEKIIKAKFILGD from the coding sequence TTGAAAAAACATACTGTTCTTGTCATATTCGTTGCATTTTTTTTGTTATTAGTTGGTCAGAGCCTTGATGCTCAGGAACCAACTATAACACCCGAGGAAAACACTCCTGAAAAAAAAGAGGTTCTTTTAGAAAGTGCTGATAAAATCACTTATGATTCTAAAGGAGAAACTTTTGTAGCCATTGGCCAGGTTATCGCTATTCAAGGAAAAAATCGTATTCAATGTCAGGAGCTGAATTTTAATTTAAAAGACAATACTGGAGTCTTTGAAGGAAATGTTACTGTTACCCGCGACCAGACCGAGATTATTGCCACGTCGATGGAAGGCGATTTTGATGAAGAACTATATCAGTTTTCTGGTGATGTCATTTTAAAAAAAGAACGGGAAGAAGAAACTGGCACATCAACCATTATTTGGAAAGCACCGACTTTAACTTATAATGGAGAAACCGAAGAAGCTAGGAGCGAAAATGGTTCTGATATAGTTTGGAAAGAAACTACAATAAAAACTGACCGGGCTGTCTATTTCCCTAAGGATGATGAGAAGAATCAATTAGAACGAATTGAAATGGAAGGGGAAATATTGATAACCGAAAAAGAACGAGAACTTCAGGTTGGAAAAGCTGTCTATTATCTTGATTCTGAAACTTTAGAAGCAGAAAAAATCATTAAGGCTAAATTTATACTTGGGGATTAA